The stretch of DNA GCACCTTGTTTCTGTTTACAAGTTAGTACCCCACTGTGTTCTGAAAACAAGTACTGTGTTTTAAAGTATGGCATACATTGATTTTTGTCTTTCAAATAAAGTTTTGTCATCAATAAATTGCCATAAAGTCCTAATGTATGAAATTAGAtcatatatttaaatattttgtattatttttatttatttcatttatttattttattttatttttttaggctAACATTTCTTCCTCAGACAAAGCTGATACCCCCTGGTCAGCAGtagttgattaaaaaaatatcagTGGAAAACCTGAAAACTCCTTTGTTTCCTACATCCTTGTAGTTAATGCCATATTTTAGAGATGTATAACAAACAGTTGAGGTTTAGAAACAAATAGCACAATGTTAGAGATCAGAGAATGTAGTTTTTGTCACTTTAAATTCCAAttctaacattgtttttttttttggggaaGAACCCTAGGGCCCCACAGTATTATAATGTTAGAAGTACATTTATTATATAGAAAACAtttcttatactgtatgtataacaTGTATTATACATGCATCTTGATTGATTTAACTGTGCTGTATTTTTATTGCAATATTTTCTATCCTTACTGATGTAAAATGTAGTAAATCCCCAAATACCTAACATTTTACTCCAAACCACAAGGTCTTATTATGATGATAGaaatacaaaacagaaaaacaagaaaaaaagattcCATACATATTATTCTTCATGTATCTAGATCATAGGTGTTGCTTATAGGTGCTACGACAGGACAGTTGAAGGCAAAGCGCTGATGCACAACCCAAAGCTATACAGAACAACAGGAGAGGGGACAAACCCTTCATCCTCAAGCAGACCTCAGCAAGAAAATATAATACAAGGTAGGgggcaggggcggcttgtccataagggcgattggggcgacgcactgcctagggaaaaaaaaaaaaaaaaacctcctgatgtataaacgcaaaatccttgtaagtcgcgtaaattaCATGCAAacttaaatgtaataattttttttctgtcggattctaccactagaccgtctgatctgcctctgtatggcattgtcgaatcaggtaacagtcgttcagtcagcctaaagtcgtgcttcaaatggccccgccccttctgaggcgatttggggcgaaatgaaaaatcgccccagacctctcccattgactcccgtgttaaatccatttttttcacaaaacagagctctcaatgcattctctatggcttccgggagggctcgcccctccatgtcgtgtcataagtaatggacgtaaaagcctatacgaacgtcatacagcttcgacggaggcatattctgtcaagatgccctgttcagtgcaataactcgattcgctctttgacagaaactcctttttagtcggcgtactaatgaagataaattgacagcaaaacaattaggacttcctagaccaaatgtatccattcaacaggtttctacaaagggagggaaatcctacatccaagaattggaacaaaAGAAAATCACGGTCGTGAAGTGgttaacgcggtctgtatttcatataccactgtcacttttcataggtttcacagtgtgtttcacagtttgcttcttgcactaacactgaataattttttatgtgatgacttattttgcttttgttagccaatactttcaagatcagtcaataaatattgttggttttgacttatgttaccccttctttatgatgttactggacatatcatgtgtcctgttaagctatgttacatcatacaagaTTTGAGAcacatggataatgaaaaagtgggatagtttaatgtggagccacatcatgtttgcttatgaaggctcctggatgcaactttcttccatagcatccacctgtaacttgctactctagctatgtagcaagaggggacatattactgttgtgtgctgccaatagtggacaaaaaggtattgctgtatgagttaatcagctaacttaatgtacctactgaatgggtcgccttaatcattatcaaaaaaattgccccccctgagaattttttcaggagccgccactggtagGGGGTAAAGGTAGAATCTCTCAACAGAGAATGCATGTATTttcactagtgctgtcagtttaacgcgttattaacggcgttaactcaaacccattttaacgccgtacatttttttatcgcgagattaacgcaagttttttttttttttagattaacattctttttggcctcgcaaactgtgtagtaggctaacattacgggttgagtgaatggtgagcgtgaTACGGCTAAATGGATGatgaaaagcttctgaatggaaagtttacttttaaaagttgtgttgtgcaaaagaagtgagcttcactgttgtctgaaaatgtcaacaggcagctggctgaaagcaaagaagtagtaggcttaactttgattggtaacctaactgttacggttcaatgtttctgaaataagaggcctgactgctatgttcccagcaaacttgaaaaaaagaaaatattaagccatggtttaactgcactataggccgAGTCcgtgtttacctgaaatgtgcactttataattttattttgtatcgccctgtttggcaatattggttttcaataaaataaaacatttgcataaagcaagccaatcaacttttccatgttgataagggcattaaaataaaaataaaatgatgggaaaaataaataaacgaagggacatttagaatagatacaaaattgcgattaatcgtgattcattttgagttaactatgacataaatgcgattaatcgcgattaaatattttaatcgtttgacagcactaattttcACCCTTTATGTGATGGCATTTAATTCAGGATAAGCAGAAATCCAAAACAGTAACAGTCTCCACAGTATGAGCACAAATTAATTCCCAAATATTGCATCTGCCACAGCTCATCTGTGGACCCTCATTCTAGACTCAGCGGTAGAAGATCATAACAGCAGCTTCAGTTATCTCTCTGGATGCACTCCACCCCACATTTGTTCCATAACCATCCCAGTCAAAGCCGGTGAAGTCACCACACTGGCGAGGAGCTTCTTCAGGGAAGTGTCCCCCACCACCAATGCAAAACTgtcagaagagaggaaggacatGAAATGCACACATTTTCTAATGTTATACATTCTAGACATGCACTAGACTAAAACTACCATCATGAAGCCAAATGTGTATTACAGATGTAGAGGGTTATACAGCCTGTAAAAGCCAGCGATGTAGAATAAGCTGTCAATGTGTTTCAGCACCAGAACTCTACCGGATTTTTCCTAGATGTGGACATCACATCATAAAGTGTAGTGTCCTGTCTGGTATGATGACATTACactaaagactaaaactaatccAATTATGTAAAGAAGTTCAGTTATCAAAATTAAGTCTGTTCGTATGATAAAAATAATCTGTCTATATGCTTTAACAGACAGATAACAGCGTCTTTCTGTGATCATTTATATCAACCCAACTAAAATATACAAAAAGATCATCCATAGTAACATTACGACTTAGTACATTTCTTTGGAAAACCACCATCAATATTCTGATATCATAAAAAGTATATCAAGTTGTAAAATGTCGAATGAAAAAATGATTGATTATGAATACTACTAAATTCCATTTCTACttgatgccactaaaaactataCACTGGACCCTTAAAAAATTTGACCAAGGCTAACATCATCCAGATATTGTTGAAATTGTGTTGTGGTCATTCTTACATGTTCAGGGTTGCACCTAGTGGGTCTGACTCCAGAACACATGGCCATGGCTGCTCTCTCATTGTTGAACACTCTGAAGGTGACGAAGCCAGGAATTAATTCGTCTGTGAAAGTAAAACAAATGAACACTCAATCCAGTGTGTATATGTTAATTTTAGTATTTTGTTTTCTATCGTTAGATGGGTATGTAGATTTTATATTTACTTTGGGGAAATATTAGAAGTAGTAATTTTATTAGTAAGCGTagtttgtcattgtgtattttaATCACATGCTTTAACAAAATGCGTAAGTTTATCATACTTCTAGGATATGGGCCATAGAAGTTTCTTGTGGTCTCAGCATTTCCATAGTCGTACACCACAGGAATAGATGGTCCATTGTTGGTCTGACACACTCCAGCATTATACCTCACTGGGTAGCGCTAAAAGTCATACAGGATGAAAGAGACTTTAAGTTAAATACTTGTGTGTGActtattgtgtgtctgtaatcatctTTGATGTTCCATGTACCTTGAAGAGCTGGTAGAGGTTTCCTCCATGGAATGTAAGAAACCTTGTCTTTGTGTGGTATCGTAGGATGGAAGCAGTGGTCCAGTGTTTAAGTGGAACGTTGTTACGTACatgccagacagacacatcttCCCCTACAATATCATAATAGCCAGGATTCTGTGGAAGAGAACTGAGGACCTCATATTCAATCTCCATTTGAAGCATTCTGTCCAATCAAGGTATATTTACGTATTTTTGAATATAATCTCATTAACTCTTAGATATAATCACTCATTACTTATGTTGTTATTCCCCTGACTCAGTTCCTCGTTAAGCTGAATGTACTGAAAGTAAAGAAGATATTACCTTGTAGTCATCAGAGGTTGCACCTTCTGGAGTCCCAAAGGTGGCTGTATTGGCCCATGTCCCCTCTCCATCAGGGCGGTTGGGATTGCTTCCCTGCTCGCTTGACCACCGGTCCCCCACAGTGCATTTCCCATACATGTTGTTCTCATGCACACTGGCTACCAGTGTCCATCCACCACCAGCTGTGGTCATGTCACAGTAGCTCTGGTACACTAGACCATTGGAGGTGGTGAGGTAATACAGACCATCTGAAATGAAATCATGCATGATCGATGAGAAAAACTGATTGGATACATATTTAGTTTAGATATCACATGTAGTTAAACCAGTTCTAAAAGGGTCAATTAAATGTAAATTGTCAGAACAAAGGGGTTCACCTTCATGAGCACCATATTTCTGTTGAATTTCTCTGCAGCTACGTCCAGCAAAACTTAACCTGTCCAGCATTTTCAAAAGGTTGTCCATTTTCTCCTTGGAATTGCCATTGAGAATATTGAAAAGACGGGTGTCGGGAGCATTAGAAGCACCTTATGTAGAAATCAGAAGGAAATATGACCCTTTCAAAAAATGGTTTGATTCACACAAATCAGTCACTTGATGCGTCAACGTAAAAAAAAGGATAATACacttctggtggggcaattttgtatgacgtcatgtcatcgtcacaaaaatagagctagctgattattatattattatataagcaATTTGCCTATATGCCCAGGTAGGCATAGGCTATGGGCTGCCTTTTGAGTAccggcagggagcagaaatcctatttcaattacatttcacatgcttcagttcTCAGCGCGATACAAATATGTTGCTTATAATATAGCaacaaagtaaataaaatagattgcaataaaataaaaaagattagATAGACATAGTTCAAATAACGTGCATGCTTTatcaagcttgtggcacacgcatacaacatgaagcgaaaggcacaactgaaacaaaataacagcaacaaatcatgctgctaaatgaacaaaacttacatagaatgttgtcttataaacagaaat from Clupea harengus chromosome 8, Ch_v2.0.2, whole genome shotgun sequence encodes:
- the LOC105896233 gene encoding intelectin-like — protein: MDNLLKMLDRLSFAGRSCREIQQKYGAHEDGLYYLTTSNGLVYQSYCDMTTAGGGWTLVASVHENNMYGKCTVGDRWSSEQGSNPNRPDGEGTWANTATFGTPEGATSDDYKNPGYYDIVGEDVSVWHVRNNVPLKHWTTASILRYHTKTRFLTFHGGNLYQLFKRYPVRYNAGVCQTNNGPSIPVVYDYGNAETTRNFYGPYPRNELIPGFVTFRVFNNERAAMAMCSGVRPTRCNPEHFCIGGGGHFPEEAPRQCGDFTGFDWDGYGTNVGWSASREITEAAVMIFYR